From the genome of Drosophila melanogaster chromosome 2L, one region includes:
- the CG10462 gene encoding uncharacterized protein, isoform F: MITVPIRDRLRSEDERLFIASLELGHQQIFASESEDNPNPKHCDICQYKFKSQQDISSHRVHHEMNLHFCRLGCGIWLDTLEKILEHEYRQHFQPGRVLCCRVCDFMANSADDLASHMQKHIYVYRFVCSICRRHFESKQSLNLHRKQSQDFCSLLDFRKGSSSKPELVAVSTPVPEESNCYVQIKEEPLNAEEADRMLLEDNPPLNVKLEPQDEEMPDVSRIKEEQSNGSVWTAIHTPLRNKLRLPALATTKNQMHLKRVKRNGLLTSNVESLNKKSNHSVISDDANIPISNQEPSNSSIAANILKVLPSNCMVIKLPPNTKIFKTPGQAPAAPKDSPTVTLSGTENSTNFIKIPKTISISTVGSMGNPHASAKTVQPTQTHSRSSCFLVDSFNNSKSRPESMKIINEFRNQIRSIEKTLPLPGTVLQSSKVTMDESTSSPMDAPKPVELMLNPSALMVARELEIQYPLYRFMWTCPLCQRMFEKHCAFRAHLTNKHDLTDEKCNVLKVVLMPSKILSQDSANAATQRVHVPLNPQTPVPPPELPNTVNLPLLLSKTSAPLTGQTSALSNVPVNKGLSPTSINIEKPKVSKKPKKNQSFQCTECLKVFTTFGALRIHKSIHTGELPYQCSYCDKRFRTPGQVRVHHRRHTGEKPFKCKICSLDFTHRETLISHLSRHIGMKRYKCYGCDKYFVVVSGLRAHRRLRPDTCGKVKFTARAHGPRVRVIRGEVVFQYHPEHNGYLRSEDPLNILSQRDQTNSTPPETAIDTGNAIRN, from the exons ATGATAACAGTGCCGATCAGGGATCGTTTGCGTTCCGAGGACGAGCGCCTATTTATCGCCAGCCTGGAACTCGGCCACCAACAG ATATTTGCGTCTGAATCGGAGGACAACCCAAATCCAAAACATTGCGATATTTGCCAGTACAAGTTTAAAAGCCAACAGGATATATCAAGTCACCGGGTTCATCACGAAATGAACCTACATTTTTGTCGCCTGGGCTGTGGTATCTGGCTGGACACGCTTGAAAAGATCCTTGAGCATGAATATCGCCAGCATTTCCAGCCAGGGCGTGTGTTGTGCTGTAGG GTTTGCGATTTTATGGCCAATAGCGCGGACGATCTGGCCAGCCATATGCAAAAGCACATTTACGTATATCGCTTTGTTTGCTCCATTTGTCGTCGGCATTTTGAGTCCAAACAGAGCCTCAATCTGCATAGGAAGCAGAGCCAGGACTTTTGCAGCCTGCTGGATTTCAGAAAGGGGTCATCATCAAAGCCGGAACTTGTGGCAGTTAGTACGCCGGTACCTGAAGAGTCGAATTGCTATGTGCAAATAAAAGAAGAGCCACTTAACGCAGAGGAAGCAGACCGAATGCTATTGGAAGACAACCCTCCACTCAATGTAAAATTGGAACCACAGGACGAGGAAATGCCAGATGTGAGTAGGATTAAGGAGGAACAGTCAAATGGTAGCGTCTGGACAGCCATACATACTCCGTTGAGGAATAAACTGCGCCTGCCTGCTCTGGCCACTACCAAAAATCAGATGCACTTAAAAC GTGTTAAGCGAAATGGACTACTAACGTCTAATGTGGAATCTCTTAACAAGAAATCCAATCACTCAGTGATATCCGATGATGCGAATATTCCGATTTCCAACCAAGAACCTTCAAATTCCTCAATTGCAGCCAATATACTGAAAGTGTTACCTAGTAACTGCATGGTCATCAAGTTGCCTcccaacacaaaaatttttaaGACGCCAGGTCAAGCTCCGGCTGCCCCTAAGGACTCTCCCACCGTAACTCTGAGTGGTACGGAGAATTCAACCAATTTCATAAAGATTCCGAAGACGATAAGTATAAGTACTGTCGGTTCCATGGGTAATCCTCATGCGTCTGCTAAGACTGTGCAACCAACCCAAACTCACAGTCGATCATCGTGCTTTCTTGTCGACTCGTTTAACAATTCCAAGAGCAGACCCGAATCCATGAAGATAATCAATGAATTTCGTAATCAAATTCGGTCCATAGAGAAGACATTGCCACTGCCGGGAACAGTGCTACAATCCTCGAAAGTAACGATGGATGAATCAACGTCGTCTCCCATGGATGCACCCAAACCCGTAGAACTGATGCTCAACCCGTCGGCTTTAATGGTGGCCAGGGAACTGGAGATCCAATACCCGCTATATCGATTTATGTGGACTTGTCCGCTATGCCAGCGAATGTTTGAGAAGCATTGCGCATTTCGTGCGCATCTGACTAACAAGCACGACTTAACCGATGAAAAGTGTAACGTCCTTAAAGTGGTTTTAATGCCTTCTAAAA TACTTTCACAGGACTCAGCAAATGCTGCAACTCAAAGAGTGCATGTGCCATTGAATCCACAAACGCCTGTGCCTCCTCCAGAACTACCCAATACTGTTAATTTGCCTTTATTGCTAAGTAAAACGTCTGCTCCATTAACAGGCCAGACATCAGCACTATCCAATGTGCCTGTTAACAAAGGTTTATCCCCGACAAgtataaatatagaaaaacCAAAGGTCTCCAAGAAGCCCAAAAAAAATCAGTCGTTCCAGTGCACCGAATGCTTAAAAGTGTTTACTACTTTTGGAGCCTTGCGCATTCACAAGTCCATACACACGGGGGAACTGCCTTACCAGTGCAGCTACTGTGACAAACGTTTCCGAACTCCTGGACAAGTGCGGGTACACCACCGTCGTCACACCGGAGAGAAACCATTTAAGTGCAAG ATATGCTCGTTAGACTTTACTCACCGGGAAACTTTAATTTCCCATCTATCACGGCATATTGGGATGAAGCGGTATAAATGCTACGGATGCGATAAATACTTTGTAGTTGTCAGCGGCTTACGAGCTCATCGTCGTCTCCGGCCAGACACCTGTGGGAAGGTTAAGTTCACCGCTCGAGCCCATGGTCCCCGCGTGCGGGTCATCAGGGGAGAGGTGGTGTTCCAGTATCACCCAGAGCACAACGGCTACTTACGCAGTGAGGACCCGCTCAACATTTTGTCCCAACGTGATCAAACCAACTCAACCCCGCCAGAAACTGCAATAG ATACAGGAAATGCGATTAGGAACTAG
- the CG10462 gene encoding uncharacterized protein, isoform D, which produces MEDIKIKMEPQDEVTDSSIRILSACDTLKILDEGSQMITVPIRDRLRSEDERLFIASLELGHQQIFASESEDNPNPKHCDICQYKFKSQQDISSHRVHHEMNLHFCRLGCGIWLDTLEKILEHEYRQHFQPGRVLCCRVCDFMANSADDLASHMQKHIYVYRFVCSICRRHFESKQSLNLHRKQSQDFCSLLDFRKGSSSKPELVAVSTPVPEESNCYVQIKEEPLNAEEADRMLLEDNPPLNVKLEPQDEEMPDVSRIKEEQSNGSVWTAIHTPLRNKLRLPALATTKNQMHLKRVKRNGLLTSNVESLNKKSNHSVISDDANIPISNQEPSNSSIAANILKVLPSNCMVIKLPPNTKIFKTPGQAPAAPKDSPTVTLSGTENSTNFIKIPKTISISTVGSMGNPHASAKTVQPTQTHSRSSCFLVDSFNNSKSRPESMKIINEFRNQIRSIEKTLPLPGTVLQSSKVTMDESTSSPMDAPKPVELMLNPSALMVARELEIQYPLYRFMWTCPLCQRMFEKHCAFRAHLTNKHDLTDEKCNVLKVVLMPSKILSQDSANAATQRVHVPLNPQTPVPPPELPNTVNLPLLLSKTSAPLTGQTSALSNVPVNKGLSPTSINIEKPKVSKKPKKNQSFQCTECLKVFTTFGALRIHKSIHTGELPYQCSYCDKRFRTPGQVRVHHRRHTGEKPFKCKICSLDFTHRETLISHLSRHIGMKRYKCYGCDKYFVVVSGLRAHRRLRPDTCGKVKFTARAHGPRVRVIRGEVVFQYHPEHNGYLRSEDPLNILSQRDQTNSTPPETAIDTGNAIRN; this is translated from the exons ATGGAGGACATCAAGATCAAGATGGAGCCGCAGGACGAAGTGACGGACAGTTCAATCAGAATTCTGAGCG CATGTGATACGCTGAAAATTTTGGACGAGGGATCTCAAATGATAACAGTGCCGATCAGGGATCGTTTGCGTTCCGAGGACGAGCGCCTATTTATCGCCAGCCTGGAACTCGGCCACCAACAG ATATTTGCGTCTGAATCGGAGGACAACCCAAATCCAAAACATTGCGATATTTGCCAGTACAAGTTTAAAAGCCAACAGGATATATCAAGTCACCGGGTTCATCACGAAATGAACCTACATTTTTGTCGCCTGGGCTGTGGTATCTGGCTGGACACGCTTGAAAAGATCCTTGAGCATGAATATCGCCAGCATTTCCAGCCAGGGCGTGTGTTGTGCTGTAGG GTTTGCGATTTTATGGCCAATAGCGCGGACGATCTGGCCAGCCATATGCAAAAGCACATTTACGTATATCGCTTTGTTTGCTCCATTTGTCGTCGGCATTTTGAGTCCAAACAGAGCCTCAATCTGCATAGGAAGCAGAGCCAGGACTTTTGCAGCCTGCTGGATTTCAGAAAGGGGTCATCATCAAAGCCGGAACTTGTGGCAGTTAGTACGCCGGTACCTGAAGAGTCGAATTGCTATGTGCAAATAAAAGAAGAGCCACTTAACGCAGAGGAAGCAGACCGAATGCTATTGGAAGACAACCCTCCACTCAATGTAAAATTGGAACCACAGGACGAGGAAATGCCAGATGTGAGTAGGATTAAGGAGGAACAGTCAAATGGTAGCGTCTGGACAGCCATACATACTCCGTTGAGGAATAAACTGCGCCTGCCTGCTCTGGCCACTACCAAAAATCAGATGCACTTAAAAC GTGTTAAGCGAAATGGACTACTAACGTCTAATGTGGAATCTCTTAACAAGAAATCCAATCACTCAGTGATATCCGATGATGCGAATATTCCGATTTCCAACCAAGAACCTTCAAATTCCTCAATTGCAGCCAATATACTGAAAGTGTTACCTAGTAACTGCATGGTCATCAAGTTGCCTcccaacacaaaaatttttaaGACGCCAGGTCAAGCTCCGGCTGCCCCTAAGGACTCTCCCACCGTAACTCTGAGTGGTACGGAGAATTCAACCAATTTCATAAAGATTCCGAAGACGATAAGTATAAGTACTGTCGGTTCCATGGGTAATCCTCATGCGTCTGCTAAGACTGTGCAACCAACCCAAACTCACAGTCGATCATCGTGCTTTCTTGTCGACTCGTTTAACAATTCCAAGAGCAGACCCGAATCCATGAAGATAATCAATGAATTTCGTAATCAAATTCGGTCCATAGAGAAGACATTGCCACTGCCGGGAACAGTGCTACAATCCTCGAAAGTAACGATGGATGAATCAACGTCGTCTCCCATGGATGCACCCAAACCCGTAGAACTGATGCTCAACCCGTCGGCTTTAATGGTGGCCAGGGAACTGGAGATCCAATACCCGCTATATCGATTTATGTGGACTTGTCCGCTATGCCAGCGAATGTTTGAGAAGCATTGCGCATTTCGTGCGCATCTGACTAACAAGCACGACTTAACCGATGAAAAGTGTAACGTCCTTAAAGTGGTTTTAATGCCTTCTAAAA TACTTTCACAGGACTCAGCAAATGCTGCAACTCAAAGAGTGCATGTGCCATTGAATCCACAAACGCCTGTGCCTCCTCCAGAACTACCCAATACTGTTAATTTGCCTTTATTGCTAAGTAAAACGTCTGCTCCATTAACAGGCCAGACATCAGCACTATCCAATGTGCCTGTTAACAAAGGTTTATCCCCGACAAgtataaatatagaaaaacCAAAGGTCTCCAAGAAGCCCAAAAAAAATCAGTCGTTCCAGTGCACCGAATGCTTAAAAGTGTTTACTACTTTTGGAGCCTTGCGCATTCACAAGTCCATACACACGGGGGAACTGCCTTACCAGTGCAGCTACTGTGACAAACGTTTCCGAACTCCTGGACAAGTGCGGGTACACCACCGTCGTCACACCGGAGAGAAACCATTTAAGTGCAAG ATATGCTCGTTAGACTTTACTCACCGGGAAACTTTAATTTCCCATCTATCACGGCATATTGGGATGAAGCGGTATAAATGCTACGGATGCGATAAATACTTTGTAGTTGTCAGCGGCTTACGAGCTCATCGTCGTCTCCGGCCAGACACCTGTGGGAAGGTTAAGTTCACCGCTCGAGCCCATGGTCCCCGCGTGCGGGTCATCAGGGGAGAGGTGGTGTTCCAGTATCACCCAGAGCACAACGGCTACTTACGCAGTGAGGACCCGCTCAACATTTTGTCCCAACGTGATCAAACCAACTCAACCCCGCCAGAAACTGCAATAG ATACAGGAAATGCGATTAGGAACTAG
- the CG10462 gene encoding uncharacterized protein, isoform B, translating into MITVPIRDRLRSEDERLFIASLELGHQQIFASESEDNPNPKHCDICQYKFKSQQDISSHRVHHEMNLHFCRLGCGIWLDTLEKILEHEYRQHFQPGRVLCCRVCDFMANSADDLASHMQKHIYVYRFVCSICRRHFESKQSLNLHRKQSQDFCSLLDFRKGSSSKPELVAVSTPVPEESNCYVQIKEEPLNAEEADRMLLEDNPPLNVKLEPQDEEMPDVSRIKEEQSNGSVWTAIHTPLRNKLRLPALATTKNQMHLKPGVKRNGLLTSNVESLNKKSNHSVISDDANIPISNQEPSNSSIAANILKVLPSNCMVIKLPPNTKIFKTPGQAPAAPKDSPTVTLSGTENSTNFIKIPKTISISTVGSMGNPHASAKTVQPTQTHSRSSCFLVDSFNNSKSRPESMKIINEFRNQIRSIEKTLPLPGTVLQSSKVTMDESTSSPMDAPKPVELMLNPSALMVARELEIQYPLYRFMWTCPLCQRMFEKHCAFRAHLTNKHDLTDEKCNVLKVVLMPSKILSQDSANAATQRVHVPLNPQTPVPPPELPNTVNLPLLLSKTSAPLTGQTSALSNVPVNKGLSPTSINIEKPKVSKKPKKNQSFQCTECLKVFTTFGALRIHKSIHTGELPYQCSYCDKRFRTPGQVRVHHRRHTGEKPFKCKICSLDFTHRETLISHLSRHIGMKRYKCYGCDKYFVVVSGLRAHRRLRPDTCGKVKFTARAHGPRVRVIRGEVVFQYHPEHNGYLRSEDPLNILSQRDQTNSTPPETAIDTGNAIRN; encoded by the exons ATGATAACAGTGCCGATCAGGGATCGTTTGCGTTCCGAGGACGAGCGCCTATTTATCGCCAGCCTGGAACTCGGCCACCAACAG ATATTTGCGTCTGAATCGGAGGACAACCCAAATCCAAAACATTGCGATATTTGCCAGTACAAGTTTAAAAGCCAACAGGATATATCAAGTCACCGGGTTCATCACGAAATGAACCTACATTTTTGTCGCCTGGGCTGTGGTATCTGGCTGGACACGCTTGAAAAGATCCTTGAGCATGAATATCGCCAGCATTTCCAGCCAGGGCGTGTGTTGTGCTGTAGG GTTTGCGATTTTATGGCCAATAGCGCGGACGATCTGGCCAGCCATATGCAAAAGCACATTTACGTATATCGCTTTGTTTGCTCCATTTGTCGTCGGCATTTTGAGTCCAAACAGAGCCTCAATCTGCATAGGAAGCAGAGCCAGGACTTTTGCAGCCTGCTGGATTTCAGAAAGGGGTCATCATCAAAGCCGGAACTTGTGGCAGTTAGTACGCCGGTACCTGAAGAGTCGAATTGCTATGTGCAAATAAAAGAAGAGCCACTTAACGCAGAGGAAGCAGACCGAATGCTATTGGAAGACAACCCTCCACTCAATGTAAAATTGGAACCACAGGACGAGGAAATGCCAGATGTGAGTAGGATTAAGGAGGAACAGTCAAATGGTAGCGTCTGGACAGCCATACATACTCCGTTGAGGAATAAACTGCGCCTGCCTGCTCTGGCCACTACCAAAAATCAGATGCACTTAAAAC CAGGTGTTAAGCGAAATGGACTACTAACGTCTAATGTGGAATCTCTTAACAAGAAATCCAATCACTCAGTGATATCCGATGATGCGAATATTCCGATTTCCAACCAAGAACCTTCAAATTCCTCAATTGCAGCCAATATACTGAAAGTGTTACCTAGTAACTGCATGGTCATCAAGTTGCCTcccaacacaaaaatttttaaGACGCCAGGTCAAGCTCCGGCTGCCCCTAAGGACTCTCCCACCGTAACTCTGAGTGGTACGGAGAATTCAACCAATTTCATAAAGATTCCGAAGACGATAAGTATAAGTACTGTCGGTTCCATGGGTAATCCTCATGCGTCTGCTAAGACTGTGCAACCAACCCAAACTCACAGTCGATCATCGTGCTTTCTTGTCGACTCGTTTAACAATTCCAAGAGCAGACCCGAATCCATGAAGATAATCAATGAATTTCGTAATCAAATTCGGTCCATAGAGAAGACATTGCCACTGCCGGGAACAGTGCTACAATCCTCGAAAGTAACGATGGATGAATCAACGTCGTCTCCCATGGATGCACCCAAACCCGTAGAACTGATGCTCAACCCGTCGGCTTTAATGGTGGCCAGGGAACTGGAGATCCAATACCCGCTATATCGATTTATGTGGACTTGTCCGCTATGCCAGCGAATGTTTGAGAAGCATTGCGCATTTCGTGCGCATCTGACTAACAAGCACGACTTAACCGATGAAAAGTGTAACGTCCTTAAAGTGGTTTTAATGCCTTCTAAAA TACTTTCACAGGACTCAGCAAATGCTGCAACTCAAAGAGTGCATGTGCCATTGAATCCACAAACGCCTGTGCCTCCTCCAGAACTACCCAATACTGTTAATTTGCCTTTATTGCTAAGTAAAACGTCTGCTCCATTAACAGGCCAGACATCAGCACTATCCAATGTGCCTGTTAACAAAGGTTTATCCCCGACAAgtataaatatagaaaaacCAAAGGTCTCCAAGAAGCCCAAAAAAAATCAGTCGTTCCAGTGCACCGAATGCTTAAAAGTGTTTACTACTTTTGGAGCCTTGCGCATTCACAAGTCCATACACACGGGGGAACTGCCTTACCAGTGCAGCTACTGTGACAAACGTTTCCGAACTCCTGGACAAGTGCGGGTACACCACCGTCGTCACACCGGAGAGAAACCATTTAAGTGCAAG ATATGCTCGTTAGACTTTACTCACCGGGAAACTTTAATTTCCCATCTATCACGGCATATTGGGATGAAGCGGTATAAATGCTACGGATGCGATAAATACTTTGTAGTTGTCAGCGGCTTACGAGCTCATCGTCGTCTCCGGCCAGACACCTGTGGGAAGGTTAAGTTCACCGCTCGAGCCCATGGTCCCCGCGTGCGGGTCATCAGGGGAGAGGTGGTGTTCCAGTATCACCCAGAGCACAACGGCTACTTACGCAGTGAGGACCCGCTCAACATTTTGTCCCAACGTGATCAAACCAACTCAACCCCGCCAGAAACTGCAATAG ATACAGGAAATGCGATTAGGAACTAG
- the CG10462 gene encoding uncharacterized protein, isoform E yields MEDIKIKMEPQDEVTDSSIRILSACDTLKILDEGSQMITVPIRDRLRSEDERLFIASLELGHQQIFASESEDNPNPKHCDICQYKFKSQQDISSHRVHHEMNLHFCRLGCGIWLDTLEKILEHEYRQHFQPGRVLCCRVCDFMANSADDLASHMQKHIYVYRFVCSICRRHFESKQSLNLHRKQSQDFCSLLDFRKGSSSKPELVAVSTPVPEESNCYVQIKEEPLNAEEADRMLLEDNPPLNVKLEPQDEEMPDVSRIKEEQSNGSVWTAIHTPLRNKLRLPALATTKNQMHLKPGVKRNGLLTSNVESLNKKSNHSVISDDANIPISNQEPSNSSIAANILKVLPSNCMVIKLPPNTKIFKTPGQAPAAPKDSPTVTLSGTENSTNFIKIPKTISISTVGSMGNPHASAKTVQPTQTHSRSSCFLVDSFNNSKSRPESMKIINEFRNQIRSIEKTLPLPGTVLQSSKVTMDESTSSPMDAPKPVELMLNPSALMVARELEIQYPLYRFMWTCPLCQRMFEKHCAFRAHLTNKHDLTDEKCNVLKVVLMPSKILSQDSANAATQRVHVPLNPQTPVPPPELPNTVNLPLLLSKTSAPLTGQTSALSNVPVNKGLSPTSINIEKPKVSKKPKKNQSFQCTECLKVFTTFGALRIHKSIHTGELPYQCSYCDKRFRTPGQVRVHHRRHTGEKPFKCKICSLDFTHRETLISHLSRHIGMKRYKCYGCDKYFVVVSGLRAHRRLRPDTCGKVKFTARAHGPRVRVIRGEVVFQYHPEHNGYLRSEDPLNILSQRDQTNSTPPETAIGNAIRN; encoded by the exons ATGGAGGACATCAAGATCAAGATGGAGCCGCAGGACGAAGTGACGGACAGTTCAATCAGAATTCTGAGCG CATGTGATACGCTGAAAATTTTGGACGAGGGATCTCAAATGATAACAGTGCCGATCAGGGATCGTTTGCGTTCCGAGGACGAGCGCCTATTTATCGCCAGCCTGGAACTCGGCCACCAACAG ATATTTGCGTCTGAATCGGAGGACAACCCAAATCCAAAACATTGCGATATTTGCCAGTACAAGTTTAAAAGCCAACAGGATATATCAAGTCACCGGGTTCATCACGAAATGAACCTACATTTTTGTCGCCTGGGCTGTGGTATCTGGCTGGACACGCTTGAAAAGATCCTTGAGCATGAATATCGCCAGCATTTCCAGCCAGGGCGTGTGTTGTGCTGTAGG GTTTGCGATTTTATGGCCAATAGCGCGGACGATCTGGCCAGCCATATGCAAAAGCACATTTACGTATATCGCTTTGTTTGCTCCATTTGTCGTCGGCATTTTGAGTCCAAACAGAGCCTCAATCTGCATAGGAAGCAGAGCCAGGACTTTTGCAGCCTGCTGGATTTCAGAAAGGGGTCATCATCAAAGCCGGAACTTGTGGCAGTTAGTACGCCGGTACCTGAAGAGTCGAATTGCTATGTGCAAATAAAAGAAGAGCCACTTAACGCAGAGGAAGCAGACCGAATGCTATTGGAAGACAACCCTCCACTCAATGTAAAATTGGAACCACAGGACGAGGAAATGCCAGATGTGAGTAGGATTAAGGAGGAACAGTCAAATGGTAGCGTCTGGACAGCCATACATACTCCGTTGAGGAATAAACTGCGCCTGCCTGCTCTGGCCACTACCAAAAATCAGATGCACTTAAAAC CAGGTGTTAAGCGAAATGGACTACTAACGTCTAATGTGGAATCTCTTAACAAGAAATCCAATCACTCAGTGATATCCGATGATGCGAATATTCCGATTTCCAACCAAGAACCTTCAAATTCCTCAATTGCAGCCAATATACTGAAAGTGTTACCTAGTAACTGCATGGTCATCAAGTTGCCTcccaacacaaaaatttttaaGACGCCAGGTCAAGCTCCGGCTGCCCCTAAGGACTCTCCCACCGTAACTCTGAGTGGTACGGAGAATTCAACCAATTTCATAAAGATTCCGAAGACGATAAGTATAAGTACTGTCGGTTCCATGGGTAATCCTCATGCGTCTGCTAAGACTGTGCAACCAACCCAAACTCACAGTCGATCATCGTGCTTTCTTGTCGACTCGTTTAACAATTCCAAGAGCAGACCCGAATCCATGAAGATAATCAATGAATTTCGTAATCAAATTCGGTCCATAGAGAAGACATTGCCACTGCCGGGAACAGTGCTACAATCCTCGAAAGTAACGATGGATGAATCAACGTCGTCTCCCATGGATGCACCCAAACCCGTAGAACTGATGCTCAACCCGTCGGCTTTAATGGTGGCCAGGGAACTGGAGATCCAATACCCGCTATATCGATTTATGTGGACTTGTCCGCTATGCCAGCGAATGTTTGAGAAGCATTGCGCATTTCGTGCGCATCTGACTAACAAGCACGACTTAACCGATGAAAAGTGTAACGTCCTTAAAGTGGTTTTAATGCCTTCTAAAA TACTTTCACAGGACTCAGCAAATGCTGCAACTCAAAGAGTGCATGTGCCATTGAATCCACAAACGCCTGTGCCTCCTCCAGAACTACCCAATACTGTTAATTTGCCTTTATTGCTAAGTAAAACGTCTGCTCCATTAACAGGCCAGACATCAGCACTATCCAATGTGCCTGTTAACAAAGGTTTATCCCCGACAAgtataaatatagaaaaacCAAAGGTCTCCAAGAAGCCCAAAAAAAATCAGTCGTTCCAGTGCACCGAATGCTTAAAAGTGTTTACTACTTTTGGAGCCTTGCGCATTCACAAGTCCATACACACGGGGGAACTGCCTTACCAGTGCAGCTACTGTGACAAACGTTTCCGAACTCCTGGACAAGTGCGGGTACACCACCGTCGTCACACCGGAGAGAAACCATTTAAGTGCAAG ATATGCTCGTTAGACTTTACTCACCGGGAAACTTTAATTTCCCATCTATCACGGCATATTGGGATGAAGCGGTATAAATGCTACGGATGCGATAAATACTTTGTAGTTGTCAGCGGCTTACGAGCTCATCGTCGTCTCCGGCCAGACACCTGTGGGAAGGTTAAGTTCACCGCTCGAGCCCATGGTCCCCGCGTGCGGGTCATCAGGGGAGAGGTGGTGTTCCAGTATCACCCAGAGCACAACGGCTACTTACGCAGTGAGGACCCGCTCAACATTTTGTCCCAACGTGATCAAACCAACTCAACCCCGCCAGAAACTGCAATAG GAAATGCGATTAGGAACTAG